A window of Hyphomicrobiaceae bacterium contains these coding sequences:
- a CDS encoding TetR/AcrR family transcriptional regulator, which produces MTTSRRATKRSPNRQLLREREIVNAARLVFETAGYDNASMAEIAARVGIVEGTVYLYFDSKKDLMHRVIAEWYEGLIASVSEGLTRVVGVRARLRFCILRHLRVYVEDTGLANLMIRELRRDRKFYETEVYSLNKRYAAFVTAEILDGIKQGEFSPDIVPEIVRDLIFGGIEHCAYRILSGRGGLDIDLVADRILGTLWPGIAAQNDASSASIEHRIARLEKLVVASGEDS; this is translated from the coding sequence ATGACGACTTCGCGACGCGCCACCAAGCGAAGTCCGAACCGGCAATTGCTCCGCGAGCGTGAAATCGTGAACGCGGCACGTCTGGTCTTCGAGACGGCCGGGTATGACAACGCATCGATGGCCGAAATAGCTGCGCGCGTGGGAATCGTGGAGGGTACCGTCTATCTGTACTTCGACAGCAAGAAAGACCTGATGCACCGCGTAATCGCGGAATGGTACGAAGGTCTGATTGCGTCGGTGTCCGAAGGTCTGACGCGGGTCGTTGGCGTTCGCGCGCGCCTTCGATTTTGTATCCTGAGGCACCTACGTGTCTACGTCGAAGATACCGGGCTCGCCAATCTCATGATCAGGGAATTACGGCGCGACAGGAAGTTCTATGAGACCGAGGTCTATTCCTTGAACAAGCGCTACGCTGCTTTTGTGACGGCGGAAATTCTCGACGGCATCAAGCAGGGTGAATTCAGTCCGGATATTGTTCCGGAAATTGTGCGTGATCTGATATTCGGCGGCATCGAGCATTGCGCCTATCGGATCCTGTCGGGTCGCGGCGGCCTGGATATCGATCTCGTCGCCGATCGCATTCTCGGTACGCTCTGGCCAGGCATCGCGGCGCAGAATGACGCGTCG